AGAGAAAGTCTGTTATTATAATAGATGTAGGTATTTTATTTTCAAGGGGATGAAAAAATGGAGTACAGAATTGAAAGAGATACATTAGGAGAAATTAAAGTTCCAGCTGATAAATTATGGGCAGCACAAACACAACGCAGTAAAGAAAACTTCCCGATTGGAACAGAGCAAATGCCGCTTGAAATTGTAAAAGCATTTGCCATTTTAAAGAAAAGTGCAGCACTTACCAATCAAAAGTTAGGAAAGCTATCAGAAGAAAAAGCAGAAGCAATTGTAGCAGCAGCTGACGAAGTAATCGCAGGGAAATGGAATGAACATTTTCCACTTGTCGTATGGCAAACTGGTAGCGGTACTCAGTCAAACATGAATGTGAATGAAGTAATTGCGAACCGTGGGAATCAAATTTTGAAAGAGAAGGGATCTGACGTACATATTCATCCGAATGATGATGTGAACATGTCTCAAAGTTCAAATGATACTTTTCCAACGGTGCTTCATGTAGCATGTGTAATCGCAGTAGAAAATCACTTATTACCAGCAATTACGAAATTAAAAGAAACGCTAGCAGAAAAAGTAACTGCATTTGAACATATTATAAAAATTGGTCGTACACACTTACAAGATGCAACACCGTTAACATTAGGACAAGAAATTAGCGGATGGCACCGTATGCTTGAAAAAACAGAGCGTATGATTGCTGAGAGCAATACATATATGAAAGAGCTTGCAATTGGTGGTACTGCAGTTGGAACAGGTATTAATGCTCATCCTAAATTTGGTGAGATGGTTTCAGAGGAAATTAGCCAATTTACAGGTAAGCAATTTATTTCTGCACCAAATAAGTTCCATGCATTAACGAGCCATGATGAAGTTGTATATACGCATGGCGCGTTAAAAGCATTAGCAGCTGATTTAATGAAAATCGCTAACGATGTGCGCTGGCTAGCAAGTGGTCCACGTAGTGGGCTAGGAGAAATTATTATTCCAGCAAATGAGCCAGGAAGCTCTATTATGCCAGGTAAAGTAAATCCAACACAAAGTGAAGCGTTAACGATGGTTGTAGCGCAAGTAATGGGAAATGACGCAACAATCGGATTTGCAGCGAGCCAAGGTAATTTTGAGTTAAATGTATTTAAACCTGTTATTGCATATAACTTCTTACAATCTGCTCATCTATTAGCAGATGCAATTGTTTCATTTAATGATAATTGTGCAGTTGGTATTGAAGCAGATGAAGAAGTAATTAAAGAGAATGTGAATCGTTCCTTAATGCTTGTTACAGCATTAAACCCGCATATCGGATATGAAAATGCAGCGAAAATTGCGAAGCATGCCCATAAAGAAGGGTTAACGCTAAAAGAAGCAGCACTGCAATCTGGACTACTAACAGAAGAACAATTCGATGAAATTGTCAATCCGAAAAAAATGATTGCTCCGAAAGAATAATAGACAAAGCCAAGATTCTTATGATAGAGTCTTGGCTTCTTTAATATTTATCTTTTCTATTTGTATTACTGCAAGTACCAAAATATATTATTTGTTAGCAGGCATATTCAATACTTTCATATGTGGACAGTTTTCTTTTAAGAGTGACATGAACTTTTCTTCTTCTTGGGGTACAAAAGCTGTTACTGAGTCAAATAAATTGTAATGGATTTCTAATTGCTGTCTAGTCCATTTCTTTGAATGAAGTTTTTTACCAGAGTATTTAATGTGGCGAATATCTTCAAATGGAATTTCAGTACGCAATATGAAACCATGTTTTACGATAAGAGATGATTCCGTTACGTTGTAGTGGGAGAGATAGAATGAAGAAAGATTTACGATATTTAATAGCATCATAAGAGTGAAAAAAATAGAACTTTCATTTTGGAAGAATAGCGAAACGAGAAAAATAGTGATAAATAATGTAATAAAAATGACGTGAAATGGATTCTTTTTCGCTTTGAATTTCAAGTTAGTCACCTCGGTTTATGTGTACTCTAACTAAATTAAATCATAACATCGTAATAAAACGTGTGAATATGCATAATTGCATATTCACACGTTTTATTATTCATGTAAAATCTCCTGATGGGATAAATTTACATGGAATTTTGTAATAGTGGAGAGGTATGAAGTGACTTACAAGAATAGAAAGTTAGCGCTAGTCATAATTAGTTGTATGACGGTTATGGGTAGTTGTGCAAATAAATTTGTTGAGAATGGAAATCGAAAGCATATATTTGTACAGGCAAGTAAGGCTTTAGTCGAGGTTATAAATAGAATATATAATGGATAAAAGGTGTTTCCATATACGGAAATACCTTTTTGTAGTTAAAATTGAATGCTGAAGTTTTGGAATGAGTGAATACCGGTGCTCTGTTTAATCAGTTCTTTATCATTTAAATATTGAATAGCATATTTCACATCCTATATTATATAAACGCATTCGCTTTTCATTGTATTAAACCCTTTTAATAGATATTTTTATAAAAGTTTGTAAAATAGGTAAACGAAACATTGAAAAGTTTATTTTAATTGTGTTAAGATGATGAAGTGATAATAAACGATATTGAAATTTGTTTGTTTTTTAATAAACATTTTAAAGGAGTGTTTAGTATGAGTGATATTTCAGAGAAGTTTTGGGATGCGTCGGTAGAGGAATTGAAAAAAGGGTATGTGTTTGATGAGGAAACGGAAGAGTATATTTGTTTAGCTTGTGGAGAAACGTTTATTAAGGGTGTAATTTATCAAGATAATCAAGTTTTGTATGAAGCAGAGAAGTTTGTACAATTGCATGTGCAAAATGAACATACATCTATGTTTGATTATTTATTAAACCTTGATAAGAAGTACACTGGTTTAACTGATTTGCAAAAGAAAATGGTTCAGTTTTTCCATATGGGGCTGAATGATAAAGAGATTGTAAAAGAGATGGATGGCGGAAGTACTTCAACCATTCGAAATCATCGATTTACACTTCGAGAGAAAATGAAGCAAGCGAAAGTGTTTTTAGCGTTAATGGAACTGTCAGAAGAAAAAGCAAAAGTACAAACGAAATTTGTACCGATTCATAGAACAGCAACGATGGTAGATGATCGTTACAATATTACAGAGGAAGAAAATGATGAAGTATTAAAAGCACATTTTACAAAAGGATTAGATGGACCGCTTTCTAAATTTCCGAAAAAGCAAAAGCGTAAGTTAATTATATTACGCCATTTAGTGACGAAGTTTGATAGTAATAAAAAGTACACTGAAAAAGAAGTAAATACTATCATAGTAAGCGTATACCCGGATTTTGTAACTTTAAGAAGATATTTAATCGAATACGGTTTTTTAGATAGAACAGATGATGGAAGTCAATATTGGGTGAAGTTATAATATACGGAGAGAAAAATGAATAGAAGCACAACAATATAACAACTATACAAAGAGATGTAAGTTGAAAAACAGATTTTTAATAAAAGGAGAAATGAAATTTGAAACCACCTATAGATAACAATAAAGAAGGTGCGGAGTCACATAAGTTAGAAAGTGAGAGTAAACCGATATGGAAATCGATGTCCATGTTTTTAGTACCGTTACTATTAAGTAATGTATTACAATCCGTTGGACAATTATTCGGTATGGTCGTAGTAGGAAGATGGCTTGGAGTTAATGATTTAGCGGCCATATCAGCATTCTTCCCGCTATTTTTCTTACTCGTTTCATTTGTAATTGGTATTGGTTCAGGTAGTTCGATTTTAATTGGTCAGGCGTTTGGAGCTAAAAACGAAGATCGTTTAAAAGCTATCGTTGGTACGACACTGACATTTACCTTTATTATTGGAGTTGTGTTGGCGATAATAGGTAGTATTTTTGCGATGGACATTATGCGCCTTATGGGAACGCCAGAAAATATTATTGATATAAGTGTTCATTATGCGCGTATTTTATTTATATCGATGCCAGTCTTATTTTTATATTTTGCATACACAACGTTTATGAGAGGTACAGGAGATTCTAAAACGCCATTTTACTTTTTAATTGTAAGTACAGCGCTAAATATGATCTTATTACCAATTCTTATTTTTGGATGGTTAGGAGCTCCGAAATTAGATGTGTATGGAGCAGCCTATGCTTCTGTTATTTCTACAGTTATTACGTTTATTGTCATGTTAGTGTATTTAAAGAAAAAAAATCACCCACTACAATTAGATAGTACAGTAAGGAAATATCTTCGAATGGATTGGGGTTTATTAAAGCTATTACTACGACTCGGTATTCCAGCGAGTATTAATATGATATTAGTTTCATTATCAGAAATTGCGGTAATCGCGTTTGTAAATCGTTACGGTTCGGATGCAACAGCAGCTTATGGCGTTGTGAACCAAGTTGCAAGTTATGTACAAATGCCAGCTGTTAGTCTTGGTATTACAGTTTCCATTTTTGCTGCACAATCAATTGGTGCAAACCAATTTGATCGATTGCAGAAAGTTGTGAAGGCCGGAATTATTATGAACTACGTCATCGGTGGTGTGCTAATATCTCTTATTTACTTATTCTCAAGAGACATTCTAGCACTATTTTTAACGAGTCAAACTACAATTGAAATTGCTCATAGCCTAGTTATGATCACATTATGGAGTTATTTAATTTTCGGTCATGCGCAAATTATTAGTGCGACAATGCGAGCAAGCGGTACAGTATTATGGCCAACTGTTATTGGCGTCGTATCAATTTGGCTTGTTGAAGTACCTGTAGCGTATTACCTTTCTTACCATACAAGTCTTGGCATAGAAGGGATATGGATTGGATACCCAGCAGCATTTATTGTCAGCTTAATTTTACAGTATGCATATTATAAGCTTTCATGGCAGAAGAAACGAATTACACGATTAGTGAGTTAAATCATGCAAATGTCCCTAAGTTATTATACTTAGGGACATTTTTTGTAAGTGTAAGTTTATCCCGCTATTCGCCGGGCAGTAAGACTCCCACCTTAAAATTCGGCTGGAGCAAAGAAGTTAGGTAGGAGATCAACTGACCGTAAATGCCCGATTGGTGAGGGCTGATAATCAGTGGGAGGATGAACAAAACCCCCACTGATTAAAGTTTCACTTTATAAATAGCTTTTTAAAGTAATATCAAAATGTTGTCTAATGAGTTTGTTATCACTCATATAAAACTCCCACGCTTTTTCAGGTTCACCGATAATTTCAAAAGATTCTTCTGTAATATATAGAGCACAATTATCCTCTAGTGCAATTCCTTCTATATTACCTTGATGATTTTGTAAAAAGGAATGGAAGGCATTCATTCTATTTAATTGATTATAATGTGGACAAAATCTTTTGTTCACAATCCCCCAGCCGTTGCTCTCTATATAACCAGAGCCTTCATAATCTGATCGAATGCTAGAAGTGAACCAGCACATAGCACCAGCGCTACACCCTGCAATGAGCGTTCCTTGCTGCAAAGCATATAATAATTTCTCATCTAGTTTATGTTCTTTCCATTCTGTAAGCATGTGAATATAGTTCCCGCCACCGAGATAAATTAAATCAGCTGATTGAATCATTTCGTCTATTTCATAGTTAGAAGGTGTATCGATTATAGTGCGTAAAATTTGTACTTCACAGTGTAATTGCTTTTCAAACGTGTCTAAAAATAATTTTATATAGTTTTCATCATCATGACTAGCTGTAGGAATGAATAATACGTTTGGATACTGTTTATTTGTTAATTTTATAAGTCGCTCATTAATAGGCGAGTGATTTGAATCTTGTAAATCACCGCCACCAATGACAGCTAATTTCATAGTAAAGCACCACCTAATCATTTTCGTTATATAAAAATTCGATAGAAGAGAGTTACATTCCTTCTATCATGTAATGAATAAGTAGAAAATACAGTTTCAATATATCGGAATAGTAAAGGTGGTGATAACTATATAGTAAAATGAATTAGAAACAATTTATCAATATATAACATTTCATACTATTGTTTTAAAATATGGAAACAATATGTTTAAATGGATATAACGAGGCATTAATTCAAATTGAATTAGTGTTTATACTTTAAAAAGGAATCGGAAATAATAGAGATTTCACAAATCGTTTTTTTACTTTTAATAGGAACTTGTATTACAATATGGTAAAATTATTTCAATATATTTATTTAATATAAAAATACAGAGAGGGAGTGTGAAAAAGTTGGATTTTCGATTTGAGTTTGCAGCGAAGGTGAAAGAATACTTAGATGATGAGAAGGATGAAAAAATAATAAAAGATGGACATAGAGATATAATTTTTCACTACTTATATGCGTTAGAAGCTGAAATTGGCGTTGTTAAAAATCCTAACTTTACTTTTTTTACATCAGGAAGACGTTCACATATCGTATTAGAAAATGTTGAATTTAAAACAGAGGTAAATGTAAAAAGTAACATCATTGAAATTACAAAAATAGTGGATAATGTCGTTATTCCGTTAGATACGATCGTAGCAAAAGATCGGGAATTATTTGCACTAGGGCGTAATGAGAAGTTTAGTGTGCAAATATTAGAGCAGTATCTGTTTGAAACATTTGGAGAGAAGTTAGGTTTACAGTGAATGAAATGGGGGAGTGAATTTTAGTTTATAGCATTCACGTTTGACCTTTCATTTCATTTATACTACAATTCGTAGTGTGAAAGGAGCTATACGATGTTTACTCAAAACTATAAGTTAAATGAGCAAGGGTTAAACCATTTCTTTGGACCGCTTGAAGCAAAGATTATGGAGATTGTTTGGTCTACTGACGGTATTACGATTAAAGAAGTGCAGCAAAAACTAAGTGAAGAATCACCTGTGAATTTTAATACTGTAATGACAGTTATGAACAGGTTAGTAGAGAAATTACACTTAGAAAAACAGACTGTGAAAAGAAGTGGCATATATCGCGCTGTACAAACAAAAGAAGAATTCTTATCCAATCAAACGAAGAAAATGACACAGGAATTGATGGGGGAATTTGGAGATTTAGTTGTAAATCATATGCTAGATGAGTTAGAACAGGTTGATCCGACTTTAATAAAAAAATTAGAAGACAAATTGAATCAGTTAAAAAAAGAGGATCAATGAAATGAAATGGCAAATGCGTA
This Bacillus paramycoides DNA region includes the following protein-coding sequences:
- a CDS encoding PH domain-containing protein; the protein is MKFKAKKNPFHVIFITLFITIFLVSLFFQNESSIFFTLMMLLNIVNLSSFYLSHYNVTESSLIVKHGFILRTEIPFEDIRHIKYSGKKLHSKKWTRQQLEIHYNLFDSVTAFVPQEEEKFMSLLKENCPHMKVLNMPANK
- the fumC gene encoding class II fumarate hydratase, producing MEYRIERDTLGEIKVPADKLWAAQTQRSKENFPIGTEQMPLEIVKAFAILKKSAALTNQKLGKLSEEKAEAIVAAADEVIAGKWNEHFPLVVWQTGSGTQSNMNVNEVIANRGNQILKEKGSDVHIHPNDDVNMSQSSNDTFPTVLHVACVIAVENHLLPAITKLKETLAEKVTAFEHIIKIGRTHLQDATPLTLGQEISGWHRMLEKTERMIAESNTYMKELAIGGTAVGTGINAHPKFGEMVSEEISQFTGKQFISAPNKFHALTSHDEVVYTHGALKALAADLMKIANDVRWLASGPRSGLGEIIIPANEPGSSIMPGKVNPTQSEALTMVVAQVMGNDATIGFAASQGNFELNVFKPVIAYNFLQSAHLLADAIVSFNDNCAVGIEADEEVIKENVNRSLMLVTALNPHIGYENAAKIAKHAHKEGLTLKEAALQSGLLTEEQFDEIVNPKKMIAPKE
- a CDS encoding MATE family efflux transporter; amino-acid sequence: MKPPIDNNKEGAESHKLESESKPIWKSMSMFLVPLLLSNVLQSVGQLFGMVVVGRWLGVNDLAAISAFFPLFFLLVSFVIGIGSGSSILIGQAFGAKNEDRLKAIVGTTLTFTFIIGVVLAIIGSIFAMDIMRLMGTPENIIDISVHYARILFISMPVLFLYFAYTTFMRGTGDSKTPFYFLIVSTALNMILLPILIFGWLGAPKLDVYGAAYASVISTVITFIVMLVYLKKKNHPLQLDSTVRKYLRMDWGLLKLLLRLGIPASINMILVSLSEIAVIAFVNRYGSDATAAYGVVNQVASYVQMPAVSLGITVSIFAAQSIGANQFDRLQKVVKAGIIMNYVIGGVLISLIYLFSRDILALFLTSQTTIEIAHSLVMITLWSYLIFGHAQIISATMRASGTVLWPTVIGVVSIWLVEVPVAYYLSYHTSLGIEGIWIGYPAAFIVSLILQYAYYKLSWQKKRITRLVS
- a CDS encoding peptidase E; translated protein: MKLAVIGGGDLQDSNHSPINERLIKLTNKQYPNVLFIPTASHDDENYIKLFLDTFEKQLHCEVQILRTIIDTPSNYEIDEMIQSADLIYLGGGNYIHMLTEWKEHKLDEKLLYALQQGTLIAGCSAGAMCWFTSSIRSDYEGSGYIESNGWGIVNKRFCPHYNQLNRMNAFHSFLQNHQGNIEGIALEDNCALYITEESFEIIGEPEKAWEFYMSDNKLIRQHFDITLKSYL
- a CDS encoding DUF3942 family protein, producing the protein MDFRFEFAAKVKEYLDDEKDEKIIKDGHRDIIFHYLYALEAEIGVVKNPNFTFFTSGRRSHIVLENVEFKTEVNVKSNIIEITKIVDNVVIPLDTIVAKDRELFALGRNEKFSVQILEQYLFETFGEKLGLQ
- a CDS encoding BlaI/MecI/CopY family transcriptional regulator → MFTQNYKLNEQGLNHFFGPLEAKIMEIVWSTDGITIKEVQQKLSEESPVNFNTVMTVMNRLVEKLHLEKQTVKRSGIYRAVQTKEEFLSNQTKKMTQELMGEFGDLVVNHMLDELEQVDPTLIKKLEDKLNQLKKEDQ
- a CDS encoding DUF2087 domain-containing protein, producing the protein MSDISEKFWDASVEELKKGYVFDEETEEYICLACGETFIKGVIYQDNQVLYEAEKFVQLHVQNEHTSMFDYLLNLDKKYTGLTDLQKKMVQFFHMGLNDKEIVKEMDGGSTSTIRNHRFTLREKMKQAKVFLALMELSEEKAKVQTKFVPIHRTATMVDDRYNITEEENDEVLKAHFTKGLDGPLSKFPKKQKRKLIILRHLVTKFDSNKKYTEKEVNTIIVSVYPDFVTLRRYLIEYGFLDRTDDGSQYWVKL